A region of the Candidatus Brocadia sp. genome:
CTGCAAACCCCGGCAGCCTTCAAAATGCTTCTCGTCAAGGAAGACCTGAACGTGGCCTTGAAGCTCCCGCTGATCAGCTTCAGGCAAGCAACGATAGAAGGGTACATTCCGCCCGATGATTTTGAGCCATGATTGGGGTAATGGAATAGCGCGCAAACGATCACGCCGTTGCCGTTTAAAACCGAACATGTCTTTTGGATGACGTTTTTATGAAATAAATATATCTTCTAATCCAGTCTATCTATGCCTGTTCAGCACGAATCGATTAATGCTTTTTTCGAACCATCTCACGCACCTGATCAAGTTGGGGAACATTGGGAACACACCTTGATTTGTAATTATTATAAAACACCAATCAAGGTGTGACCCCCATAATCCGCTCAGCGCTTTGCTTTCCTGCGGTTTGCATGGGCTTCGAAATCCTATAAAATAATTACCTCGATTCCCTCTATATCCCTGAAGTGTTTTTTATCAAAGGTGCATATGGTCTTAACACCTCGTTCTTTTGCAAATTCTATAATCCATGCATCTATAAAATCTATATTTTTACTCTTGTAAAGTCTTAAAGCAGAAATTATCGTTGATTTATCCGTGACATCAAGTCCTGATGTGTTTGTTATAGCCTCGACAAGTTCAAGGATAGCATCCGCCTTCAGTTGATAAAAACTCTCTAACACCCACACAAGTTCAGCGATCACCACAGACGGAACAATAATCCTCACATCACCTTTAGCAGCCCTGTCCAAAAGGTTATCAACAGCTTCCGCTTTTTTCTGATCATCGTTGATCAGATAGCGAACAAGCAAATTGGTATCTATAACAACCTTTTTACTGCTTTCCACCCTGAGTAACCCTCTTTCCCACATACTTTTTAGTTTTTTTTCTTATCTCGTCGTAGTTCTCTTCCGTATTTATATTTTTTAATAAACCTTTAAAATCACGAAGGGTTCTGGCTGGTTTGATTACAATTTTATCGTTTTCCTTTTCAAAGAGGACAACATTTCCTTCCTGTACATTTAAAAGTTTCCTTACTTCCTTTGGTAAAGTAATTTGACCTTTCGAGGTGATTTTTGATGTCAGTATCATAATTATCATTCTCCTTACTAAAATATTTGTCCTTACGAAAATTGTAATACCTACAATTTTATTAGTCAAGGAATTTTGAGGAATGGAATAAACAATCAGAAGAAATTAACTCACTAATCAAGCACTTTGCTATCTGCCGCTGCGGGCATTTTCTTTTAAAATGAATTTTGAAGGTTTGACCCTTTGCTTCCTTCTTTGCTTCCTTGACCCTTTGCTTCCTTCCCTTTGCTTCCTTTTGAATCGAATAATGCTTTTTTCGAATCACCTCACGAACCTGATCCAGTAATTCCATGGAGTAACCCACTTTCAGTAATTTATTCTTTCATATTTTTATGTTGACATAATACATTTACTTCTATATATCTACAACGTGAATTTTATAAATAGCCGCAAAAATTAGTTCAAGTAAAAAATGTAATTAAGGTAATATTTTAGATTCATTGTTAAGTATACATGTGAATTCATTAGGTAAATTCCAATGGCAAAAGCACCACTTACCGATGCGGAAATTGAGTGGTTACTTCAAGTACCTAAAAAAGTACAAGCGGACGTAAAATGGCGCATAGACTCTATGCAAAACTGGGCAAAATGTGAATTAGAAGTCGAAAATGAAATAAAAACCAATTTGAAACTAAATCTGAACTGTAATTATGAAGAGCGATCATTATTTTCCTTTTCTCTTATCTTGAATAATGCTTATAGAATCGCAGGTCTCGACTATAATGGCAGTCATAGAAATAGGCATAAAGATGGTAATTTTTGGAATTCAAAGACTCACAAGCATCGATGGACGGAAAGGTGCAGGGATTCTTGGGCCTATACTCCAGAAGACATAATATCTAGCGATATTAAAGAAGTATTTACATTATTTTGTAAAGAATGTAATATTACCCATACAGGGAACTTTTTGCCTCTTCCACCCAAACAAAAAACAATGTTTTAAGAGATGAAAATGATGGAATGTTGGGAAATTATTGATAAATACCTATCAGGTTTGAGAAAGGGGTTTCACTGCGTTCCGGGTGATAAAAGACTACGGGTCATCACTCCTTATCTTTACCCCGACAATGATCTCATTGAAGTATTTATTGAAGATCTCGGAAGTGGCCGTATTAAAGTCACAGACCTTGGGGAAGTATTCAGGCATTTGCATTCTCAGGGATTGGACGTCAACTCATCTCCTGAGAAAAAATTCATTGCCGATACGATAGCAAGCAGGGTAAATATTGAAATATCG
Encoded here:
- a CDS encoding AbrB/MazE/SpoVT family DNA-binding domain-containing protein, giving the protein MTNKIVGITIFVRTNILVRRMIIMILTSKITSKGQITLPKEVRKLLNVQEGNVVLFEKENDKIVIKPARTLRDFKGLLKNINTEENYDEIRKKTKKYVGKRVTQGGKQ
- a CDS encoding PIN domain-containing protein, with the protein product MWERGLLRVESSKKVVIDTNLLVRYLINDDQKKAEAVDNLLDRAAKGDVRIIVPSVVIAELVWVLESFYQLKADAILELVEAITNTSGLDVTDKSTIISALRLYKSKNIDFIDAWIIEFAKERGVKTICTFDKKHFRDIEGIEVIIL